The genomic stretch CGGAGAAAATCGGCGAGAACGCGATCGCGATCCCACCGCCCACGCGGAAATCCTCGCCCTACGTGCAGCCGGACAAGCTTTAAATACTTGGCATTTAAACACCTGCACCCTTTATGTCACCTTAGAACCCTGCGCCATGTGTTCTGGGGCGATTATCTTGGCGCGGCTAGGGTTGCTGGTGTATGGTGCAGATGACCCAAAAACTGGCACAATCCGCACCGTTGCCAATAGTCCTGATAGCGCCTACTCCAACCATCGCTTACCTGTCTTAGCGGGGATTATGGAAACCGAATGTCGAGAGTATCTGAAATCCTGGTTTGCCCAACGACGCCAGCGCGATCTACAATCAACGCTTAACCATGACATTAACAGAACTGTCCCTTCAGTAGACGACAGGGGTAGTCAGACCTCATAAGGTAAGAGTGGAGAGTCGAAACACAAAAAACCCAATCCCTTATGATGCAACTCCAATCCCGTGAACAGAACCAAACTCCCTCAACCTTGGACAAGCCTGATTCAAAGACGGTCAATTCCGCCAAAATAGTTCCCGTCAACTCCAATGTATCCCCTTGGTTAACCTCAATCTTCTATCCGTTGGGGCGTCGTATCCTCATGCCCCTTTATTTTGGGCGGCTGCAAGTGACGGGACAAGACAACATTCCCAAAACCGGTCCGGTTATTTTAGCACCCACCCATCGATCGCGTTGGGATGGATTAACCATGGCTTATGCCGCTGGCAAACCTGTCACAGGAAGGGATTTGCGATTTATGGTGTCGCAAGATGAAATGAAAGGATTACAAGGCTGGTTTATCCGCCGCCTGGGTGGGTTTCCGGTGAATACGAAACACCCGGGAATCAGCAGTATCCGGCATAGTGTTGAACTCCTGCGTCGTGGCGAAGCCCTGGTGATGTTTCCCGAAGGTAATATTTTTCGTCATGGTGACGTTAATCCACTGAAACCCGGTATGGCACGAATTGCCCTGCAAGCCGAATCCAATCAACCAGGTTTGGGATTGAAAATTGTACCCGTTAGCATCCGTTATAGTGACCCTGTTCCTCAGTGGGGTTCTGATATTGACATTCAGATTGGATCTGCTTTAGATGTCGCCAAGTATTGCAACCAGTCAGCTAAAAAAGGCGCTCAACAGCTAACCACGGATCTAGAAATAGCACTGAAACAAGTCGATCAAAAGCTAGAAGTAATCAAAGAAGCTGTTTAAGTTGGTGGGAAAAATTAAAGTTAACGGTAGGGATCGTCATTCGTCAGGCTTAAATCTCCGGCTGGTGCTGTACTATAGGTTGATGTGAATAGTCCTCCCCCTGGGGTTAGAGTTAAATTCGGGGTCACAATAGAGATTGAACTTCCGGGTATTTCCCAGTAGGGTGAGGATGATCCCTGGACGCTTCATGATTCGGTTATTTGGGTTGGACTTGAGAGTATATTAAGCGTTAGGGTGTGCGATCAGCTTGGCTGGTGCGCTTCGCGCGATACGTTCTGAAGGAACAGGCTCCGCCAACGCGCTCTATCTTAGCCGTAGCTGAAACACTTTCCTAGACAGGGATTGGCGGTTTTGGTTACGGGATGCGATCGCAATGATCCTAATCTATGCCAATTTCTCGTTTAATTGCTTCAGCTTGCTCAAAGAATTCTCGATTTGCGGTTTGGGTTACGGGGTGCGATCGCAATGATCCTAATCTATGCCAATTTCTCGTTTAATTGCTTCAGCTTGCTCAAAGAATTCTCTGGCTTTCTGTTCTTGTCCCATGGCGCGGTAAGTTAATCCTAAATTGTAGAGCGTGATAGCCTCACCTCGTCTATCGCCTATTTCCTGGAAAATCGATAAAGACTGCTGATACAATTCAATCGCTTTTTCGTATTGGGAGAGATTTCCGTAAGCTATTCCCAAATTCATGAAAGAACCAGCCTCACCTCGTCTATCGCCTATTTCCTGGAAAATTGATAAAGACTGCTGATACAATTCAATCGCTTTTTCGTATTGGGAGAGATTGCTGTAAGCTGATCCCAAATTCATGAAAGAACCAGCCTTACCTCGTCTATCGCCTATTTCCTGGAAAATCGGTAAAGCTTGCTGATACAATTCAATCACTTTTTCGTATTGGGAGAGATTGCTGTAAGCTGATCCCAAATTCGTGAGAGACTTAGCGACACCTTGTCTATCACCTATTTCCTGACGAATCGATAAAGACTGCTGATGAAATTCAATCGCTTTTTCGTATTGGGAGAGATTATTATAAGCATTTCCTAAATTATTGAGAGAGTCAGCTACACCTCGTCTATCGCCTATTTCCTGGAAAATCGGTAAAGCTTGCTGATACAATTCAATCGCTTTTTCGTATTGGGAGAGATTTCCGTAAACATTTCCAAAATTCATAAGGGACTTAGCGACACCTTGTCTATCACCTATTTCCTGACGAATCGATAAAGACTGCTGATGAAATTCAATCGCTTTTTCGTATTGGGAGAGATTATTATAAGCATTTCCTAAATTATTGAGAGAGTCAGCTACACCTCGTCTATCGCCTATTTCCTGGAAAATCGGTAAAGCTTGCTGAAACAATTCAATTGCTTTTTTGTATTGGGAGAGACTGTAGTAAACATTTCCAAAATTGTTAAGAGAGTCAGCTACACCTAGCTGATCACCTATTTCTTGGAAAATCGATAAAGACTGCTGATACAATTCAATCGCTTTTTCGTATTGAGAGAGACTGTAGTAAGCTATTCCCAAATTGTTAAGAGAGTCAGCTACACCTAGCTGATCACCTATTTCCTGGAAAATCGATAAAGACTGCTGATACAATTCAATCGCTTTTTCGTATTGAGAGAGACTGTAGTAAGCTATTCCCAAATTCGTGAGAGACTTAGCGACACCTTGTCTATCACCTATTTCCTGAAAAATCGATAAAGACTTTTGCCAAGACTCAATCGCTTCCCGAAATTGACGCCTTTGAAATTGCTGCAATCCCTGTATTAATAGTCTATCGGCTTCTGCTTTTGAGGTATTCTGGGTTTGGGCGAATATGGGTGAGACAGCTAAGGGATTGATTCGGGGAGGTAAGGTAACGGTTAATCCGACAAGGGTGATAACCGTTAGGGTAAGTTGGGAAAATAGGCGAGTTCGAGTCATAGTAACGGATAGTAGTTCGGTTTCCGGTTTAATATCGGGCTTACTGGGCATTCAGTCATGCCATGAAACTCACACGCAAGAAGAAAATCCTGCTATTGATTATCGCATCCATGGTTGCAGCCGTTGGATTGGATATGGCGATCGCACGCAGGTTTGAATCAGGGCGGGTTTTGTTGATAAGTTATCGGTGAGTGGCTAGGTTTAGTGGCTAAACCCGCCCCTACAAGTCCACCAGAAGACGTTCCAACGGAACGTCTCTACGAGTTTCCCCATAATTCACCGGAACATCCCGAAACAAACTTAACCCCACCACTACGGGATTAAGAGCCAGAATCTGACTGAGTACCTGTGCCAAAAGGCGATCGCTTATCGGATAATGGTCTAAGTCCTGGATATCCGCCTCGGTTATCCCTACAATCACTATATAATCGCTATAGGCGGCGAGAAACGCTTCCGGACTAACCTTTATTGACATACAAAACAACCATTAACCTTAAAAAATAATTAAGCTTTATTGCTCTGATTTTTAGAATAGTTTTAACAAAAAATTTAAGCCAACTTGATAAGATTTGCTTGAAACAGGCTTATGCTAAAGTAGTGACTGACTAGGGAATCCTAAACCATTGTTCCCTTAGTCAGTAAAAATTAACGTTTAAAGACAAACAAGTATCAGGTTCAGATATCTACACCTGTCCCTAACCTATCTGCATACCCATGAGCATGACCGAAACCACATCCTGGAACGATGTCCGCATCGCCTTTAAAAAAATATGGGGATATGATAATTTCCGTCCGCCTCAAGGTGAGATTATTCGGAGTATTTTGGAAGGGCGAGATGCACTGATTGTGTTACCGACAGGTGGGGGAAAATCAATTTGTTTTCAACTTCCCGCCCTCTTACAAACCGGATTAACCTTGGTGATTTCCCCGTTAGTTGCTCTAATGGAAAATCAGGTACAGGAATTGCGCGATCGCAACTTACCCGCCGCCCTGTTACATAGTCAATTAACCCCGCAACAACGGCGACACACGCTGCAAGCCCTGGAAAACCAGGAACTCCGATTACTTTACCTCTCTCCAGAAACCCTATTAAGTGCGCCCGTTTGGGAACGACTCTCTCAGCCCCATCTAAAAATTAATGGATTAATTCTCGATGAGGCACATTGTCTGGTGCAATGGGGTGATACCTTTAGACCCGCGTATCGGCGTCTAGGCGCAGTACGACCCACCCTACTCAAATCTAAACCACCCGGCAGCCAAATCCCGATCGCAGCATTTACGGCGACGGCTGATCCCAGCGCCCAAGACACCATCAGCCAGGTGTTGCAATTACAACACCCCCAAGCCTTTTTAATCAGTCCCTATCGCCAAAATCTCAACCTAGACGTGCAAATTGTCTGGACACCACGGGGACGCCGCCAGAAGATGTTACAGTTCATTCAAGCCAGAAATCGGCAATCGGGGTTAGTTTATGTCCGTTCCCGGCGAGATGGCGAGGAATTAGCCCAATGGTTTGGGGAACGGGGGTATGCGACAACCGCCTATCACGCCGGGTTAAGTTCCCAAGAACGGCGAGAGATTGAACAGAGTTGGCTGAGTGGCAAAACCCAATTTGTGGTGTGTACCTGCGCCTTTGGGATGGGCATCAATAAGCCTGATGTGCGTTGGGTGGTACATTTTCAGCCTCCCCAATTATTATCAGAATATATCCAAGAAGTCGGTCGCGGTGGACGCGATGGCAAACCCGCAGACGCCCTGACGTTGATCAGTGAGCCGACGGGGTGGTTAAATTCAGAGGATAAGCAAAAGCGTCAGTTTTTTGTTGATCAGATGCGATCGCAATACCAAGACGCCCAGCGTTTAGTCAAAAAGCTACCTGAACATGGAAATGTAGCCGCTGTCAGCCAACAATTTCGCCAGGGTGAGGTTGCATTAGCCCTGCTGCACAGTGCGGAACAATTGGAATGGCAAGATCCCTTTCATTATCACAAACACCCATCCTCCGATTCCCGCGCTTTGGTTAACTTAAGTTCTCACCAAGTCCAAGTACAGAAACTGATGACACAATACCTGACAACTCGCCAATGTCGTTGGCAGTTTTTATTAAAGGCGTTTGGGTTTAAAAAGGAGGCGATGGGATTAAAATGTGGACATTGTGATAATTGTCGGAAATAGGCAATAGGCAATAGGCAATAGGCAATAGGGAGATGAGGGAGCTGGGGGAGATGAGGGAGATGAGGAAGGTGAATGATCAATGACTAGAAAAGAGTTTTATGTGTAGGGGCGGGTTTCACTACTATCATTTTTTTGTCCACCCTAATGTCACTAAACCCGCCCTGTCTAAATGACAAATGCCCAATGAAAAATGACCAATGAAAAATGACCAATTACGAATGAAAAATAACAAAATTATTTCTATTTTTATAAGTACATTTTTATGGGTAACTGTATCCTCCTCCCAGAGTCTAAACGCTCAAGGTGAAGAGGGATTACAGTTACAAGATTTTAGTTACTGGGCTAACCTCTGTGCTTCCCAAAAAGAGGCGAAAAACTATGAAGAAGCCCTAGAAGCCTGTGATCAAGCGATCGCGTTAAATCCTAATGAACCTCAAGCCTGGATTGATCGAGGTGATATTCAACGGGCATTAAATAATTATGCCGAAGCCGCCGCCTCTTATGGGCAGGTGATTCGCCTAGAACCGAGACATTCTGAAGCCTGGGCAAAGCGATGCGCGGCAAATATTCAATTGGCAAACTATGAAGCCGCGATAACTGACTGTGAAACGGCGTTGCAAATTGATGAAACTTGGAATCAGGTGACACGGGCTTATGCGTTGTATCATCAAGGGTTAGCCCTTTGGGGACAAGCCGAACGAGAAAAGGCGCTATTTTCCTTTGATTTAGCGGTTCAAAGTAATCCAGATTATTCCCTGGCTTGGGCGCAACGCTGTCTGTTATTATCCCAATTTGATCAGACGAATGATGCTCTTAATTCCTGTGAACGGGCGTTACAGGTGAATGGGGATTGGGGAAATCGGACTCCCGCGATCGCGTGGACGAATCGTGGTAAAATTCTGGCTCAGTTGAGACAGTATGACGCCGCTCTAGAGTCTTATGATCAAGCCTTGGCGATTGACCCCAAGGATGCAACTGCTTGGACGGAACAAGGTAAGGTTTTATTAATTATTGGTCAACTGGGTGAAGCGTTAACCTCTCAGGAATGGGCGCTGAAAATTCGTCCCGATTATGCTTTAGCCTTAGCCAATCAATGTGCCACTTTGAATCAACTGAGTCAATATGAAGATGCTTTAGCCGCTTGCGATCAAGCGATTCAAGAGGGAGATGGGCGTTGGGGAGAAGAAGGGGCGGCGTATGCGTGGAGTCATCGGGCGGATGCGCTGACGGGTTTAGGTCGATTTCAAGAGGCGTTGGCATCCGCTAATCGGGCGGTAGCACTCAATCCTGACTATGCTGATCCCTGGAGTAGTCGGGGGGCGACGCTGTGGTTTATGGGGCGGTTTGAAGAGGCGCTAGGGGCGACAGAACAGGCGATTGCGATTAACCCCAATTCCTCGAAGGGTTGGTTTAACTATGCCCGAATTCTGACCACATTGGGAGAGTATAATGAAGCGCGTGCTGCTTATCAACGGGCGCTGTTAGGGGATGCGAACGTGGGCAATATTCTGACTCTGGCAGAGATTTGGGTGAATCTGAGTGGCTTAGATTTCCGTTTGCAACGCTATCAAGAGGCGATCACCGCAGCCGAACGAGCAATTGGCATTAATCCGGATTTGGCAGCAGCATGGTATAATAGGGGGTTATCACTCATGGCATTAAATCAATACCGTGATGCTGTAGTCACTTATAATCGTGCGATCGCGATCGATGCAGAGAATGCTGATTTTTGGGCAGGTAAAGGCATAGCGCTACGGTTTTTAGAGCAATATCCTCAAGCCTTGGAAGCCTTGCAAACCGCATTAGAATTGAATCCATCTCATCCGCAAGCATTGGTTAATCAAGAGTTTGTTATGCAAAAGTTACAAACGCCTAATGGGATGGAGGCTTTACCAAATTCAGGGGTTAGGTAAAATCGAAAAATCTGGATGTTAATGCTTCTCCCCTACGAATGCGTGATTTCCTATCCGTTCTACAACACTTACAGCGCTTTTCAAGTGGGGAGGGCGGGTTTTGTTGTTCAGTTATTGGTGACTAGCTGAATTGATTCCCTAAACCCGCCCCTACAATTGTCCCTAAACCCCCATTGACAATCTTTAATTTTACTTGTGTCCACCGATTTATGAAACATTCTAAACCGTTAACGGCATACCGTGATTATCCTCATGGGGTTGATGCTGTTGAGGATAATACGCCTACCCTTACCTCAGACGGATTTTAACGTTGCGATCGCAGAACCCTATGGTAGACTTCCGTGATGAATATGAGTAACTGATGCCAAACTGCGGTAAACTAGAATAATACGTTTTTGAATTTTTTAGCAGAATTTTGTTACAAGCCCTATGACTGTGGTAATTTCAGCAGCTCGTTCAGCGACATCTGCTGCACCAACTCAAGCTCCTGAAAAATCGCGTCAAGTTACCCGCAAGCCTTATCCTAACTATAAGGTGATTGTTCTCGATGATGATTTCAACACCTTTCAGCATGTCCATGACTGCTTGGTGAAGTATATTCCCGGAATGAGCAGCGATTACGCTTGGAAACTGACGAATCAGGTTCACTTTGAAGGTCAAGCCATTGTTTGGGTTGGTCCTCAGGAACAAGCTGAACTCTATCACCAACAGCTAAGTCGGGCTGGATTAACTATGGCTCCCCTGGAGGCGGCGTAAATGTAGAGACGTAGAATGCTACGTCTGGGAGAGGGGGTAATGATTTTGCACAAAACTGATCGATATGCAATTTAGATGTACAACTTATCATGGGTAAGTCCAATGGCGGTAGACTGGTTTGGAATCACTCAACTCACTTACCCGGGTTGATTCCGGTTCTAGAACGTCTCACTAGCTATACAGGGATTCAAACGATTACGCCGGCTGTCATTGGACGGGCGAGAAGTCATCGTCCTCGCTTAGAATTAAAAGTGTCTGTACCCATTCGCGGTGGATATAAAATTATAGCTCGCTCTGGTAAAACCTTTCAAGAAGTGTTTATTGTTACTGAGTTGAGTAAGCGAGAATTAGAAGGTGCGATTTCACAAGCCTTGAAAAAGAAAAAGTAATCAGTCAAGTGTAGATGCGGTGTAGGGGCGGGTTTAGCCGCTTAATTGCGATACCCACTGATAACCTTTAAACAAAACCCGCCCTTTTCCTTCTAAGCTTATCCCAATTTTTACCACGGACTTCCCACTAATGTAAACGCACTCCAATAATAAGGATGCGTCAATTCTCTATCCGGTAAATCAGCTAACTGGGGCGGTAAAGGAATCGTATAATTCGGAGTCACCAATTGACCATTTTCTATTCGCACCTCACCCCGAATCATCGCTAACTGTGCCTGTCGCAATGCTTCAGCTTTAATCGGGACTTCTTTTAACTGGGAATAAAAGGTAGTCATTAACCCCAACGTCGCGTCATCACTGACATACCAGAGACTACCCAACGCTGATTTTACTCCCGCTTGTACTGCCAAGCCAGTAAATCCTAACTCAGCTTCTTCATTCCCTAACGCTGTACGACAGGCGCTTAATACCATCAGTTCCACAGGTGGATTACTTAACCCCAATTCTCGAATTTGGTTCAAGGATAGTCTAGTATCCCAAAACTGGATATATGAGTTTTCCGGCTTACCCGATTTAAACTCCCCATGGGTAGCTAAGTGCAGGATACCAAACGGGGTTCGATTGCGAACTGTTTTCAATCTTTGGGGAGTAAACGTATAATTTAGAAAGGATTCACCCTGCCATAATTTATCAGTAATCGTCGCCAACTCAATCGGGACAGCCGGTAAAGGATTTTGATCTTGAAATTCAGACGCCCCCATTGCCAACACCTCCAGATTTCTCACATCCACATAGCGGGTATCCGTCAGCGATAAACTCGGCATCAACCCAATACTATAGCGTTCCAAAATAAACCCATTCCCATCATGCAAAACCGCCATCGGTAATGAACGCAACCCTACATCCACAACAAACGCCAAATTATTAATCTCTCGACTCGCCAACTCCGCTTCCAAAGGGGCAATTAACCACTGATAAAGCTGTTGTGACACCGGAAGATAAGGACGAGGAATCCGCACATCCGTCACAGCGCGACGCAATTGTTGACTCCTATTCAAAACCTTCTCTCGCGTCGCCCCCGGTACAGAAAATCGCATCGGTTTCCCCTCAGCCGTCACCAAAATCAACTCCAATTGTTCCCCTGAAGAAGACAACAAATCCTCCTCAGACATCGCCACCAAACCGCCATCCCCCTCTGCGAACCTCTGCGCTACCCTCTGCGTTCCTCTGCGTTTCCCTAAATGCTTAACTGACGCATTTGTCGGCACAAACATGACATAAACCAGCGCAGGTTTCACCCCAGCCACCCGTTCAATTCGTTGTAACGTGGCTTGGGCTTGTGCCAAGGTAATAATTGGCGTATCCCCTAACCCAAAATACTCCTCATATTGATTCGTAAACGCCGCTTCAGCTTCAGCTATTGGATTGAAAACCGGGGAACTCGCGACTATCGCACTCTCTTTTGTGATATCGTCAGTGTCATCAGTCTGGGAACAATAAGGTGGACAAGTTCCCGTAATTGTCGGGGTAATAATCTGAATATTTCCTAACGTGAAACTACCCGGAAACGATTCAAACGGGGAAATCGTAAACTCACCACTACTAATCCCTGCACTTGTCCCATTGGTTGTTCCATCTCCCACATCAAACGGAGTTCCTTGCACACCGCCCCCGTGACGAATTGTAATATCACCACCTTCGATTCCGCCTGCTGTAGAGATACTGGTAAGACTCCCATTTTGGTCAGTAAAATCGTTCGTAGCCCGGAAAAATCGCTCTGTGGTGATATCAACATTACCGCCGTTTCCATTACTCCCACCTTGGGCATTAATCACGCTAACCTGAATATCGCCACTGGGGTCTAAAATAACATTACCGCCATCACCAACACTCCCACTAGTATTAATTTCGCCTGTTGTAATCGCCTGTGCTGCTTGGATTACGATATTACCGCCGCTGTTTCCAGAACTATTCAGGTTTCCAGTAGTAACGGTGCTGTTATCGCTGGTTAAACTAATGTCCCGACTGGGATTGAAAATATCGCCCGTGCTGATATCTTGGTTTGCCAATAGCGTTAATGTGGCGTTGTCGTCTCCGAATAACGTACCGCTTGTGTAGTTAATCGAATTGGCTTGTAAGGTAACGGGGTCATTAAATGTCGCATCACCCGCCAATGTGATTACACCGGTGTTATTGTCGCCTCCGATAATAAGTTGAGTAAATCCGTTTTGTAGATTAGTGAGTTCGTTGGTATTAAGATTCAAGCGAGTATCATTAATCGTGTTGCCAATTGTAATGCCTAAATTAGGGTCTAGTGGTTGGATTTGAAGTAGAGTATTGCCTTGAATTGTTCCTAACCTGATTTCATTAGCCGTGAGACTTATATTACCTAATCCGCTAGCGGCAATTCCACCATCATCTCCAACTAAAATTCCCTGGCTGGTGTTATCTGCGCCGTTAACTATTCCTTCTAGACTAATATTACCTGTCCCGGTTGTTTGAACAACACCGCCACCAAACCCTAAAACACTAAACCCACCCACCCAAATGCCATAATGATTTGTTCCTGTTCCTTGACTAGTTCCCTGAAGGAAAATATCACCGTTGATTGAGGTAACTCTGGAGTTTTCTTCGATAACGACAATACCATCATTACTCATCGTTCCTTGTCCACTTGTTCCCACGAGAGTAATGTTTCCACTTCCAGTGGATTCTACGCCGCCGCCAGCGACAATAGAAATACCATCGTTCCCGAATTCTCCATTACTGGTTGCGTCAGTTGTACCTGTAATTTCAATCGCACCTGTTCCTGTTGATTGAACTAAAGCACCCTCTTGAATCGAAACACCGTGATTTTCTTGTCCAGTACCATTACCACCAGTACCTGTTAGGCTAATATTTCCATCACCTGAAGAAACACGAGAATTTGTCCCAACAATCCTGATTCCACCATTAATATTTTGTCCGTTTCCACCCGTTCCCTTAAAACTAATTGTTCCGATTCCCAACGATTCCACTACACCACCGTCTGTGACAAGAATACCGAAGTTTTCGTCACCCATGCCAATACCTGTACCCGTCAGATTAATATCTCCATCGACTGAAGAGATACTCGAACCTGCATCTCCCAGTCTTATCCCACTATTATTATCCGTTCCGGTTCCGCCTGTCCCTATCAGGGTAATATTCCCGGTTGCGGTG from Coleofasciculus chthonoplastes PCC 7420 encodes the following:
- a CDS encoding CHAT domain-containing protein; amino-acid sequence: MKSAQWCFSWLFLVAGLILVVKTAPTTNAEPITAAPDGTGTMITPEGNQFNISGGSLDADEANLFHSFQEFGLDAGQIANFLANPNLRNILGRVVGGNPSLINGLIQVTGGTPNLYLMNPAGIVFGTNAQLNVPADFIATTATGIGFGDNLWFNAFGDNHYQQLVGEPNQFAFDLSQSGTIVNAGNLAVSPGQTLTLLGGTVINTGELTAPGGQITITAVEGSNRVRISQSGQLLSLEITAPRNQDGVLVPITPLNVAELLTGSAQTVETGVDVTPSGEVKLADSQITLPNETGVAIISGTIDVSTIDETIGDTVDDTVGAQGFAPSSSPSTGGEINVIGKKVGLLSANLDASGINGGGTVRIGGDYQGEGTIPNADITFVSENSTINADALTDGNGGRIIIWADEASRFYGTITARGGSESGDGGFAEISGKQYLDYAGTVNLLAMQGQLGQLLLDPENITVIAGENTPNQLAANDAFNDPGEDNTINNGTINAAVANVILQATNNITFDAAINISASGVGITAQANNEIVVNQNIRTNGGNVTLNADFDNINGGILDITNATIDTGGGNFIGTGRGNAASTAGVTIKNSTINTGDGSIDITGTGGDGGDNNFGIVVNDGSVIETTGIGAITLTGTGGNGIDNNDGISISNLNSRISSVNGTISLTGNGSAGMGEFNDGISIVEGSVVTSSATGNITLTGTGGSGTNGNDGIKMQDAGSAVSSVNGNISLTGNGGAGTGEFNDGISIVEGSAVTSSENGNITLTGTGGSGTNGNDGIKMQDAGSTVSSVNGMISLTGIGGEGMGEFNDGISIVEGSTVTSSGTGNITLTGTGGSGTNGNDGIKMQDAGSTVSSVNGTISLIGIGGTGMGEFNDGISIVEGSAVTSSENGNITLTGTGGSGTNGNDGIKMQDAGSTVSSVNGTISLIGIGGTGTGGFNDGISIVDGSVVTSTATGNITLIGTGGTGTDNNSGIRLGDAGSSISSVDGDINLTGTGIGMGDENFGILVTDGGVVESLGIGTISFKGTGGNGQNINGGIRIVGTNSRVSSGDGNISLTGTGGNGTGQENHGVSIQEGALVQSTGTGAIEITGTTDATSNGEFGNDGISIVAGGGVESTGSGNITLVGTSGQGTMSNDGIVVIEENSRVTSINGDIFLQGTSQGTGTNHYGIWVGGFSVLGFGGGVVQTTGTGNISLEGIVNGADNTSQGILVGDDGGIAASGLGNISLTANEIRLGTIQGNTLLQIQPLDPNLGITIGNTINDTRLNLNTNELTNLQNGFTQLIIGGDNNTGVITLAGDATFNDPVTLQANSINYTSGTLFGDDNATLTLLANQDISTGDIFNPSRDISLTSDNSTVTTGNLNSSGNSGGNIVIQAAQAITTGEINTSGSVGDGGNVILDPSGDIQVSVINAQGGSNGNGGNVDITTERFFRATNDFTDQNGSLTSISTAGGIEGGDITIRHGGGVQGTPFDVGDGTTNGTSAGISSGEFTISPFESFPGSFTLGNIQIITPTITGTCPPYCSQTDDTDDITKESAIVASSPVFNPIAEAEAAFTNQYEEYFGLGDTPIITLAQAQATLQRIERVAGVKPALVYVMFVPTNASVKHLGKRRGTQRVAQRFAEGDGGLVAMSEEDLLSSSGEQLELILVTAEGKPMRFSVPGATREKVLNRSQQLRRAVTDVRIPRPYLPVSQQLYQWLIAPLEAELASREINNLAFVVDVGLRSLPMAVLHDGNGFILERYSIGLMPSLSLTDTRYVDVRNLEVLAMGASEFQDQNPLPAVPIELATITDKLWQGESFLNYTFTPQRLKTVRNRTPFGILHLATHGEFKSGKPENSYIQFWDTRLSLNQIRELGLSNPPVELMVLSACRTALGNEEAELGFTGLAVQAGVKSALGSLWYVSDDATLGLMTTFYSQLKEVPIKAEALRQAQLAMIRGEVRIENGQLVTPNYTIPLPPQLADLPDRELTHPYYWSAFTLVGSPW